Part of the Tenacibaculum sp. SZ-18 genome, CAAAAATAAATGGTCGTTACGAGCTTCTATTACTGGTGAATTAATTTTCGATAATGTTAAAGTACCTAAGGAAAACTTACTTCCAAATAAATCTGGATTAAGTGCTCCTTTAAAATGCTTGGATCATGCAAGGTATGGAATCGCCTGGGGTGCCATTGGTGCTGCTATGGATTGCTACGATACTGCTTTGCGATATGCAAAGGAACGGACTCAATTTGGAAAACCAATAGGTCAGTTTCAACTTCAGCAAAAGAAACTTGTTGAAATGATTACAGAAATTACGAAAGCTCAATTATTAGCTTGGCGATTAGGTGTTTTAAAAAATGACGGAAAAGCTACCTCTGCGCAAATTTCTATGGCAAAACGAAATAATGTTGCCATGGCTTTAGATATTGCAAGAGAAGCGAGACAAGTTTTAGGTGCTATGGGAATTTCAGGAGAATATTCAATTATGAGACACGCTATGAACTTAGAAAGTGTAGTTACTTACGAAGGAACTCATGATGTACACTTACTAATAACTGGTTTGGATATTACAGGATTAAACGCTTTTAAATAAAAAAAGAGCCGCAAAAATATAGCAGCTCTTCTTGTTTTATAGTGTCAGAGAGTATTAGTGGTTTATTGCATAACTTGCTCCTTTTGCACACTCCGCTAATATTATTAAAAATTTCTTTACAGCTTTATCTAATTTTTTAAGTAATAATGTTGTCATAATCCCTATATTTTATTGTTAGTAAATAGTATCTAATTATTTATACGACAAATATATAGCGGTTAACTACTTGAAAAAATGGGAAATCCGCAACCTAAAATGGTAATTTCCGAAAACAAAAAAATAAAAAAAAGCTGCTTAAAAAGCAACTTTTCCCAGTTTGACTAATAACTGTTTGTTAGTGGTGTAAGGTGTAACCAGCTCCTTTACCACATTTAACTAATATTAATATAATCCCCTTCAAAGTTTGATTAATTCAAGTAATTCAAATAGTAACCTTAATCCCTTTTTATTTTATTGTAAACTTTTGTTATTTTTTCCTTACACGACAAATATAAACTTGATAATCAATACTTAAAAAGGGATATCCGCAAATTAAAATGGTAATTTCCGAAATAATCTTTTCTTTAATGAAAAAGAAAAAAGCCACTTAATAGGTGGCTTTTTATAATTGTGATTTTAAATTTACTAGTGATTTATGGCATAGCTTGCTCCCTTCGCGCAGTCGGCTAGTATTGTTAAAAATCCTTTAATTATACTGTCAATTCTTTTTAGTAATACTATTCCCATAATCCTTATATTTTTATATTGTTAACTATTTGTTTCTAATTAATTACACCACAAAGGTATATTGGTAATTCAATTTAAAAAATGGGATATCCGCAACTAAAAATGGTGATTTCCGAAACATCTGTTTTTATAAAAAAAAACCGCCCAAAATGGACGGTCCTAAAAAATTGGTTCAGCCTTTTTTAATGTTGTATGGCATAACTTGCTGCCTTTCCCCATTCGTTTAAAGTTAATACGATCCCCCTAATAATTCGCTTAACTTTTTTAATTAATAGTTTTCCCATTTTTTTAATGTATAAATAATCCCTAAACTTGTTATTAAAGAATAACACTGCAAATATATAATCATACATAAGATTATTAAAAGGGGATACCCGCAAATTAAAATGTAATTTTCCGAATTATGCTTAGGTGTTTTTCCTGTTGAAATGAAAAAACCTTCTTTTTTTGTTAATTTTCTGCACTTATGTTAGTTATGTTTTACTATTTTAGGTGAAGTAACAAATTTTAACCTTTCAAATTATGAATCTTTTAAAACCCTTTCAAAAGGGGCTGTTAATTACAGCTTCTATCATCCTCGTATTCTTTTTTTACGCTTGTTCTAATGATGAAATTACCCAACAAGACATTGCTCAAGAACTAAGTGAAGTGAATTTACTTTCTACAATTACCGAAAACAACTTTCAAGAACCTAAAGAACTTTATACCCAACTTTCCAAGAAATATGGTTTTGAAAAAGAAGAATTGATTAGTTCAGAAAAAACTCCTGAAAAATTGTATTCTGGAATTAATGTAAATATTTACAAGATTTCCACACAATCACCTCACCCAGATGGATCTGGACGAAATATAACTATATCTGGAGTTGTGTTAATTCCGAAGTATAAAGACAAAATTGTTTGGTTTAAGAGAGAAAAAATTCCATATCGAATTAGATTTGTAACTCCTTTTACCTACACGAGCAACACATCAGCAGCTTCTGTTTCTTACAGTAATATTTTTAGTATTCCAGATCAAGTTGACCAATTAGTTCCTTTAACAATGATTGCACAAGCTTGGACCGGAAAGTTTGCTGTTTTCATTCCCGATTATCCAGGATTTGGAGATTCTTTCGGAGATTGTTTTCCTCCGTTTGTAAATAAAGACGCTCATAACAAATCAAATTACGACTTCTTAAAAGCAGGAATTCAGCAACTAGAAAATATGGGATATGAACTTAAAAATGAAATGCTAGTTCAAGGATACTCTCAAGGTGCATTTTCTGCTATTCAGTTCACAAGATATTTAGAAACTAATAATCTTAAACGAGTAAAAGCTTTATCTGCCGGAGGAACACCTGCTTTGTTAGATCAGTTTATTTTAAAAGCGAGATCAGAGAGTTTTCATCCTCATCCTTTCTTTTTTCCTTATGCTTATTATGGTATGAAAGAAAACAATTTAATTTCAATTAGAGAAGACCGTATAATTCAATTGAATAAATTTGGTTCAGGAAGTTATGATAATTATGATCAAATTAAAGCATTATATGATGGGTCAAATTCTATTTTAAAATTGCAATTCGCACTTCCAAATATTCCTAGTAAATTATTAATGAATGATTTTATTAATGCGAACCCAAATGATCCTAATTCAGATTATGCTAATTTCTTTGATGCTCTAAGAGAAAATAGCATTCAACCTTGGAATAACCAATGTCAATTTAGAATGTATCATGGATCGCTTGATAATGCAGTTTACACGAATCAAGCTTTTGAATATTATAACTTACATAAAAATAACGGTGGTAATGTTTCTTTTGATTATACTATCGGTGAACATATTTCAGGTTATTTACCATTTTTACTGAAAACCAATGATTGGTTCTGGGATTTAAGATAACTTGTTCGTACATAAAAAAGCACCTTAGTTTAGGTGCTTTTCTTTTTCTTACTGATTAAGGTTTTTAATTTTCTGTAAAAACATAGGTTTAAACTTTTGTCCTATTGGAATTTTTAACTTCAAAATATCGACCTGATTTCCTTCTACAAAACTCATTTTATCAAGATTTATAATGAACGATTTATGAATTCGAATAAACTTATCCTCGGGAAGTAATTCTGATATAGCACTCAATGTTTTATAAACAACTAAACTTTGATTGTTCATGTGTACTTTTATATAATCACCTAATGATTCTACATAAAGAATATCAATAATTTTAACTAAAAACAGTTTCTTATCTGACTTTAAAACTATTTGATTACTGTTTTTATTTACAATAGATTTTACCTTTTCTACAGCTTGAAAAAAACGTTCAAATGAAAATGGTTTTAATAGATAATCAACCGCATTTAAATTGAAACCATCAACAGCGTGCTCTGAGTAAGCTGTTGTAAATATTACGAATGGTGGATTATTCAATGATTTGTAAAAAGACAAACCTGAAAGTTTAGGCATATTTATATCCAAAAAAAGTAAATCAATTTTTTGTGTTTCTACTATTGCTTTGGCTTCAAGAGCATTATTACAAACAGATACAATTTCTAACCAAGAAATATCCGATACAAACTTTTTTAAAACGTCTTGAGATGTTGGCTCATCATCAATTATTAAACAACTTACTTTCATTATAAATTAGTAATACTTAAGGTTGTTGTATAGATCTCTTTTCCAGAACTCGTAGTAAAATTGTAATTATTCGTATACAAAATCTCTAATTGCTTTTTTACATTCTCTAAACCAACTCCAGAAAAATGATCATCTTCTTTTGTCATCGGCAAATAATTATTCTCTATGGTGAACAATAGTTGATTTTCTTGTGTTGACAAATTCATTTCAATGTATGGGTTTTCAACACCACTTTTTAATCCATGTTTAAAAGCATTTTCTATAAGTGGTAATAAAATCATTGGATATATATTCATCTCCTTTTCAATTTTACAATTGAATTCGATTCGGGCATCAGAAATATTACGTTTCTTCTCAAAATCTATATAACTTTTTATTAACTCAACTTCTTTTTGAATAGAAATCTTTTTATCTGTAGCTTCATAAATCACATAACGCAAAATATCAGATAAATTTAAAATTGCTGTTGTTGTTTCTTCTTTTTTATTAATGGACAAAGAGTATAAAACATTTAATGCATTAAATAAAAAATGCGGATTAATCTGATTTTTTAAAGCGGTTAACTCCAATTGTAACATTGTTTTTTGTTTCTGATTCAAATACAACCAGTCTTCTAGAAGTTTCGCTGAAACAGTAAACAAAATCACTCCTGAAAAAATGAATAGCGATGTAATTTCATCCACATATGAAACAAAGTAATACTCTGGAAATAACGAATCAATAAGCTTATTATGAAACAAAAAATTTATACCATAAAAAAAAGATATATTAGAAATTAATAAAATTATGAAAAGCAAATTCTTACCATCTTTTAAATATCTAGGCATTAAATAATAAATTGTTAAAATAACAGGAAGAACTAGAGTTAGCAAATAACTAATTGTGTAAATAAGATCTATTTGCTGTATTGGTAACTCTGAAAAAGCAAACAATAAAACAACAAAAAGAAACAACCATAACATACTATTAAATAGTATTCCGTTGTGATTGTTTCTATTAAAACTCTTTGAAATCAAATTCATTAACTCTTTTTTAATGTAAACTTAGTTTCTGTTTCCCATTTTTTAGCTACGTCAGAAGCCATATATTTTTTTAAGAACTGAAGCAACTCCTTTGAGCTGGCAGTTAACAAAATATCCTCTTTCATAATACCAATCTTCTCGTGTTTAATTTTAATTTTACGCTCATCGAATAACTTTTTCAGACGTTTTTCATCAAACCATTTGATACTGATTTTTTCTGAATTTAATACATCAAGCTTTACTAATGAATGTGCATATACATTATGAATTTGTAATAAAGAGTTCACTCCTCTTCCATCATTACTATAAGGGATAAAATCTAAAAAATACTGATTGTTTATTTTAAACGGTGTTGCTATGAAATGAGATGTCTTTGTGTTATCGGAATATTCAACCAAGTAGGAGTTTTTATAGGTTTCAAAAAACGTTTTGTCCTTAATAGATAGCTGTCCTCCTTTCTTTTTCAATCGCTTATATTCTTCTTTAGTTGGAACTATTTTCCAACTATCATTATTATTGTCTTTCCATTCGCCCGCAAAGTCCTCTGAAAACTGTATAACATCTTCGGTATAAAATGGATTTAAGGATTTAACAATACACGATTGAAATAGTAATAAACCAAAAAATAAAATTAAGTATTTTGTTTTCATAATGCTCAAATTTAAAAATTTACACCTCAAAAGAACATTGGAATAACAACACAACAAACTTTTTTAGATGAACACAGTAAAATTCTCGGTAAGCACTACTAAGGTCCTTTCGCAAAAAACGAACTCCATAAAAAAACCTTCTAGAAAAAAATTTCTAGAAGGCCATATAATCCCCTAAAATGTTTTCACCCTTTTGTTTCCGCGGATGATCACTGATACAAATATATTACAGGGTCATATTTTACTAAAGGGGATTTCCGCAATTTAAAATGTGGATTTATGCAAAACCTTAAAAATCAAGCAAAAAAAGAACCTTCTAAACAAAAGTTTAAAAGGTTCATGTTAAATTAATCTCTGTTGAAGTAATTCGTTCCCCCTAAAATTGAATTACTCGGTTGATTGCTGTAAATATATTTGTTTGTTCATTTTCTCTAAAAGGACTTTCCGCAGGAAAAAATGTGGGTTTCTGCAATGCTAAAATGTATGGATAAAAAAGAACCTCTTAAGTTTTTACACCTAAGAGGTCTTTTATCTTTCTTTTACTTTTTTTAGTAATTCTTCCCTAAAGAATTTGTTTATGTTATATAAGCACTACAAAGGTATATAAGTAATTAAGTTCTATAAAAGGGATAACCGCAAAGTAAAATGTGGTTTTCCGCAAAAGCTAATCTAAAATTCCTAATTCCTTTGCTTTTAAAACCAAATCTGTATTATTATTAGCTTGAAGATCAGTTCTTAATTTAGCTAACTTATTTTCTATCGAACGTATTTTAAGTAAACTTCCATCGTCCTTAGTAATAATTCCTTCTAGGTTACTAATTTTTGGATGTTTAGGAAGTTCTTTCAATATTTGAATTGCCACATCATCCATTTGAATATCTATTAAAGCACGCTTTAATAATTTTTGGTGGATTTCGTGTGTGTAATAAACCTCCCCAGCTAACATTTTTTCAATAGCAAAAGTTAACTCAGCTGTATTGCATTTTCCTTTTAATAAATAAGCATTCGGATTTAAATTCTGAATAACATTAAAAACTCTGTTTGTTTCAGAATGACCTGTAATTACTCCAACTTTAATTGGAATATCTTCTTGCTTAATGGTTTTAATTAAATTCTCTCCACTATCTATTCGTGAATTCTCATTTGCATTATCGAAACTTAAGTCGGTAAACAAAATTTGAAAAGGAGTATCAGTAAGGGCAACC contains:
- a CDS encoding LytR/AlgR family response regulator transcription factor, which gives rise to MKVSCLIIDDEPTSQDVLKKFVSDISWLEIVSVCNNALEAKAIVETQKIDLLFLDINMPKLSGLSFYKSLNNPPFVIFTTAYSEHAVDGFNLNAVDYLLKPFSFERFFQAVEKVKSIVNKNSNQIVLKSDKKLFLVKIIDILYVESLGDYIKVHMNNQSLVVYKTLSAISELLPEDKFIRIHKSFIINLDKMSFVEGNQVDILKLKIPIGQKFKPMFLQKIKNLNQ
- a CDS encoding sensor histidine kinase; this translates as MNLISKSFNRNNHNGILFNSMLWLFLFVVLLFAFSELPIQQIDLIYTISYLLTLVLPVILTIYYLMPRYLKDGKNLLFIILLISNISFFYGINFLFHNKLIDSLFPEYYFVSYVDEITSLFIFSGVILFTVSAKLLEDWLYLNQKQKTMLQLELTALKNQINPHFLFNALNVLYSLSINKKEETTTAILNLSDILRYVIYEATDKKISIQKEVELIKSYIDFEKKRNISDARIEFNCKIEKEMNIYPMILLPLIENAFKHGLKSGVENPYIEMNLSTQENQLLFTIENNYLPMTKEDDHFSGVGLENVKKQLEILYTNNYNFTTSSGKEIYTTTLSITNL
- a CDS encoding response regulator, which encodes MPEKIKILIADDHQLIIEGILSYIKDIDNLDIETTNSCDDAYAKIKVALTDTPFQILFTDLSFDNANENSRIDSGENLIKTIKQEDIPIKVGVITGHSETNRVFNVIQNLNPNAYLLKGKCNTAELTFAIEKMLAGEVYYTHEIHQKLLKRALIDIQMDDVAIQILKELPKHPKISNLEGIITKDDGSLLKIRSIENKLAKLRTDLQANNNTDLVLKAKELGILD
- a CDS encoding alpha/beta hydrolase family protein gives rise to the protein MNLLKPFQKGLLITASIILVFFFYACSNDEITQQDIAQELSEVNLLSTITENNFQEPKELYTQLSKKYGFEKEELISSEKTPEKLYSGINVNIYKISTQSPHPDGSGRNITISGVVLIPKYKDKIVWFKREKIPYRIRFVTPFTYTSNTSAASVSYSNIFSIPDQVDQLVPLTMIAQAWTGKFAVFIPDYPGFGDSFGDCFPPFVNKDAHNKSNYDFLKAGIQQLENMGYELKNEMLVQGYSQGAFSAIQFTRYLETNNLKRVKALSAGGTPALLDQFILKARSESFHPHPFFFPYAYYGMKENNLISIREDRIIQLNKFGSGSYDNYDQIKALYDGSNSILKLQFALPNIPSKLLMNDFINANPNDPNSDYANFFDALRENSIQPWNNQCQFRMYHGSLDNAVYTNQAFEYYNLHKNNGGNVSFDYTIGEHISGYLPFLLKTNDWFWDLR